In Phycisphaerales bacterium, a genomic segment contains:
- a CDS encoding phytoene/squalene synthase family protein, whose product MSRSAATTVTANSLAEPQDPAAQQTASPALRDAYEQCRRITRANARNFYFGLRLTPEPKRSSLYAIYAWMRRADDLVDDSLGDEAALADFRERTSRVFRGAWRPHRDAEHALEIGADHAMWHAFADTVSRFRLRETEFREMIEGQLSDLHGAKYRTLDDLVTYCRHVASTVGLVCISVWGFDGSARARRLAEWRGIAFQLTNILRDYAEDYDVGRVYLPADDFARFNLSPEELRNWSNPEACLEFMRFQIKRAGEYYDRSAPLAEVVHEDGQAALAAMTRIYRRLLELIAVTPRRAASGSGRIRVATSRKIMIGLTAAWTRRRSGS is encoded by the coding sequence ATGAGCCGATCCGCAGCCACCACCGTCACCGCCAACTCGCTCGCTGAGCCGCAGGATCCCGCCGCCCAGCAGACTGCGTCCCCGGCTCTGCGCGACGCCTACGAGCAGTGCCGCCGCATCACCCGCGCCAACGCCCGAAACTTCTATTTCGGCCTGCGACTGACGCCCGAGCCCAAACGGTCGTCGCTCTACGCCATCTATGCATGGATGCGGCGGGCTGATGACCTCGTCGATGACAGCCTGGGCGATGAGGCCGCCCTGGCGGACTTCCGAGAACGGACCAGCCGCGTGTTCCGAGGCGCCTGGCGGCCGCATCGCGATGCCGAGCACGCCCTCGAAATCGGCGCCGATCATGCCATGTGGCACGCCTTCGCCGACACGGTCTCGCGATTCCGACTCCGCGAGACGGAGTTCCGCGAGATGATCGAGGGTCAACTCTCCGATCTGCACGGCGCCAAATACCGGACACTGGACGACCTGGTGACCTACTGCCGCCACGTGGCCTCGACGGTCGGCCTTGTCTGCATCTCCGTCTGGGGCTTTGACGGCAGCGCGCGGGCCCGGCGGCTGGCCGAGTGGCGGGGCATTGCGTTTCAACTGACCAACATTCTGCGCGACTACGCCGAGGATTACGACGTCGGCCGCGTCTACCTGCCCGCCGACGACTTTGCCCGCTTCAACCTCTCGCCTGAGGAGTTGCGGAACTGGTCCAACCCTGAGGCGTGTCTCGAGTTCATGCGCTTCCAGATCAAGCGGGCCGGGGAGTATTACGATCGCTCGGCCCCGCTGGCGGAAGTGGTGCATGAAGACGGGCAGGCGGCTCTGGCGGCGATGACGCGCATCTACCGCCGCCTGCTCGAGCTCATCGCCGTCACCCCCAGGCGGGCCGCCTCCGGGTCGGGCCGCATCCGCGTGGCTACGTCACGCAAGATCATGATCGGCCTCACAGCCGCGTGGACCAGGCGGCGGAGCGGCTCGTGA
- a CDS encoding FAD-dependent oxidoreductase, with translation MSHSGRVAVIGGGVAGLAAAVRLHEAGCHVTLIEARNRLGGRATSFTDPATGQRIDNCQHVVLGCCTNLLDFYARLGVNDCIRWHDRMYFASASGSVDVLKPSVLPAPLHLALSMAAFRAYSAKEKIALASAMRAVAAADRSAFEGITFGEWLRQRGQSERLIARFWDVVVVSACNLPCDRVSAEPALQVFQQGFLAHRDAWRLGLPDCPLVSLYDPAHHFIDDLRLSRRVQRIEGASRVEFVWLDDGSRVEADAYVLALPFEQIAGVVSSDLASADPRLAQPRGLAHSPILGVHLHFEQPVTDLPHVVLLDALVQWVFFKDSGRTAHAVISAADAWMALSVEEIVRRVREEMSGHFPAAGPQSANALLRQHVVKEKRATFSATPGSQAQRPATTGPAANLLLAGDYCATGWPATMEGAARSGYAAAGAILGLDLSVPDLQPSLLYGIAASLW, from the coding sequence GTGAGCCACTCCGGCCGCGTCGCGGTCATCGGAGGCGGGGTAGCCGGGCTGGCCGCGGCGGTGCGACTCCACGAGGCCGGCTGCCACGTCACGCTCATCGAAGCCAGGAACCGACTCGGCGGCCGGGCCACCAGTTTCACCGATCCCGCCACCGGCCAGCGCATCGACAACTGCCAGCACGTCGTGCTGGGCTGCTGCACGAATCTGCTCGACTTCTATGCGCGGCTGGGAGTGAATGACTGCATCCGCTGGCACGACCGGATGTACTTCGCCTCCGCTTCGGGCAGCGTTGACGTTCTCAAGCCTTCGGTGCTTCCGGCGCCACTGCACCTGGCGCTTTCGATGGCTGCCTTCCGCGCCTACAGCGCGAAGGAGAAGATCGCGCTCGCCTCGGCGATGCGCGCCGTTGCCGCGGCGGATCGCAGCGCGTTCGAGGGCATCACGTTCGGTGAGTGGCTCCGCCAGCGCGGGCAGAGCGAGCGCCTCATCGCCCGCTTCTGGGATGTCGTCGTCGTCAGCGCGTGCAACCTGCCGTGCGATCGGGTGTCAGCCGAGCCGGCGCTGCAGGTGTTTCAGCAGGGCTTTCTGGCGCATCGAGATGCATGGCGGCTGGGTCTGCCGGACTGCCCGCTCGTGAGCCTCTACGACCCGGCGCACCATTTCATCGATGACCTGCGCCTTTCAAGGCGCGTGCAGCGGATTGAGGGCGCCTCGCGCGTGGAGTTCGTGTGGCTCGATGACGGCTCGCGCGTCGAGGCGGATGCATACGTCCTGGCGCTGCCGTTTGAGCAGATTGCAGGCGTGGTGAGCAGCGACCTGGCCTCGGCGGATCCGCGGCTCGCGCAGCCCCGCGGCCTGGCGCACAGCCCGATTCTCGGCGTGCACCTGCACTTCGAGCAGCCGGTCACCGATCTGCCTCACGTCGTGCTGCTCGATGCGCTGGTGCAGTGGGTGTTCTTCAAGGACTCAGGCCGCACGGCGCATGCGGTGATCAGCGCCGCCGACGCGTGGATGGCATTGAGCGTCGAGGAGATCGTGCGCCGGGTTCGCGAAGAGATGTCTGGGCATTTTCCCGCAGCCGGTCCGCAGAGCGCCAATGCGCTGCTGCGACAGCACGTGGTGAAGGAGAAGCGGGCGACGTTCTCCGCGACGCCGGGCTCGCAGGCGCAGCGGCCGGCGACGACGGGGCCCGCAGCGAACCTGCTGCTGGCGGGCGACTACTGCGCGACCGGCTGGCCGGCGACGATGGAGGGCGCCGCGCGCAGCGGCTACGCCGCGGCCGGCGCCATCCTCGGCCTGGACCTGTCCGTGCCGGACCTGCAGCCGTCGCTGCTGTATGGAATCGCGGCGTCACTGTGGTGA
- a CDS encoding cytochrome b N-terminal domain-containing protein, producing the protein MLQGVINSIRESQVWSSIFRHGVPRDRRTRVMAIMSNVFLHLHPVAVRKSGIRLSFTWCMGGLTFFLFIAETISGVLLMFYYRPVVEYAYSDIIQMRAALTLGVMREIHRWGAHAMIIAVWLHMMRVFLTGSYKPPREFNWVVGVILLVLTMLLSFTGYLLPWDQLAIWAITVGSKMAEATPFAGMNGPGRELLQLPGGIPIVTPYSDAKFLLLAGDSVGEAALLRFYVLHCIAIPLAAATLIAVHFWRIRKDGGISGPM; encoded by the coding sequence ATGCTTCAGGGCGTGATCAACTCGATTCGCGAGAGCCAGGTGTGGAGTTCGATCTTCCGCCACGGCGTCCCGCGCGACCGCCGGACGCGGGTCATGGCGATCATGTCGAACGTTTTCCTTCACCTGCACCCCGTCGCCGTGCGCAAGAGCGGCATCCGCCTCTCTTTTACGTGGTGCATGGGTGGCCTCACTTTCTTTCTGTTTATCGCCGAGACCATCAGCGGCGTGCTGCTGATGTTCTATTACCGCCCGGTGGTCGAATACGCCTACAGCGACATCATCCAGATGAGAGCTGCCCTGACGCTGGGCGTGATGCGCGAAATCCACCGCTGGGGCGCCCACGCCATGATCATCGCCGTCTGGCTGCACATGATGCGCGTGTTCCTGACCGGCTCGTACAAGCCGCCGCGCGAATTCAACTGGGTCGTCGGCGTCATTCTGCTCGTGCTCACGATGCTGCTCTCGTTCACCGGCTACCTGCTGCCGTGGGACCAGCTGGCGATCTGGGCCATCACCGTGGGCAGCAAGATGGCCGAGGCGACGCCCTTTGCGGGCATGAACGGGCCCGGGCGCGAATTGCTCCAGTTGCCTGGCGGCATTCCAATCGTCACGCCGTATTCCGATGCGAAGTTCCTGCTCCTCGCGGGCGATTCGGTCGGCGAGGCGGCGCTGCTGCGCTTCTACGTGCTCCACTGCATCGCGATCCCGCTTGCGGCCGCGACGCTGATCGCCGTGCACTTCTGGCGCATCCGCAAGGACGGCGGCATCAGCGGGCCGATGTGA
- a CDS encoding sugar phosphate isomerase/epimerase: MSEASNQHPINPLAFSTVACPQWGLERVIEAAGEYGYQGVELRTFGSGSSHLACDPALSDPEKVRHLFDKSSIQISCLATSAALHYRGKTEARQALASAKSFVDMAQALNCQRIRTFGYMIYPGEQPPAAIRRLAERYVELAEYAEESGVEIVIENAGSFARSRELWNLTNYTEHPLVGVCWNVAYAATVGERPGLSVTTLNSRIRYAKLKDTVVGEGTGYCALGEGTVEVERFVEMLRGIGFTGWLCFEWDKLWLPGLAEPEEALPRARETLSEWMRLKVDKKGKPLAKREAAVLEVRSG, from the coding sequence ATGAGCGAAGCGTCGAATCAGCACCCGATCAACCCACTGGCATTCAGCACTGTCGCCTGCCCGCAATGGGGCCTGGAGCGCGTGATCGAAGCCGCCGGCGAGTACGGCTACCAGGGCGTCGAACTGCGGACGTTCGGCTCGGGCTCGAGCCACCTGGCCTGCGATCCGGCACTGAGCGATCCGGAGAAGGTTCGGCACCTCTTCGACAAATCCTCGATTCAGATCTCCTGCCTGGCGACGAGCGCCGCACTGCACTACCGCGGCAAGACCGAGGCGCGGCAGGCGCTGGCGAGCGCCAAGTCATTTGTTGACATGGCGCAGGCCCTGAATTGCCAGCGCATTCGCACCTTCGGCTACATGATCTATCCCGGCGAGCAGCCGCCCGCGGCGATTCGTCGCCTCGCCGAGCGCTACGTCGAACTGGCCGAATATGCGGAAGAGAGCGGCGTCGAGATCGTCATCGAGAACGCCGGCTCGTTCGCCCGCTCGCGCGAACTGTGGAACCTCACGAACTACACCGAGCACCCGCTTGTGGGCGTGTGCTGGAACGTGGCCTATGCCGCGACTGTCGGCGAGCGGCCGGGGCTGAGCGTGACCACGCTCAACAGCCGCATTCGCTACGCCAAGCTCAAGGACACCGTGGTCGGCGAAGGCACCGGCTACTGCGCGCTGGGCGAAGGCACGGTGGAGGTCGAGCGCTTCGTCGAAATGCTGCGCGGCATCGGCTTCACCGGCTGGCTGTGCTTCGAATGGGATAAACTGTGGCTGCCGGGGCTGGCAGAGCCGGAGGAGGCGCTGCCCAGGGCCCGGGAGACACTGTCGGAATGGATGCGCCTCAAGGTGGATAAGAAAGGCAAGCCTCTGGCCAAGCGCGAGGCGGCTGTCCTTGAAGTGCGCAGTGGATGA
- a CDS encoding shikimate kinase — protein sequence MNIMLIGARSSGKSTLARIIADALWRKFIDMDQVVLAQFAEGTISEVWQVHGEPAWRDAEGRVIAELLKADDQVIAAGGGAPLVPAVQEAIDAARAAGRLKVIYLACDAVELRRRLTAQAGDRPSLTGRPPSEEIEIVLAQRDPIYRMVADVVLDVSRLGERDAADYLIRNHF from the coding sequence ATGAACATCATGCTGATCGGCGCTCGTTCCAGCGGAAAGTCCACTCTGGCGCGCATCATCGCCGACGCGTTGTGGCGAAAATTCATCGACATGGATCAGGTCGTGCTCGCCCAGTTCGCCGAAGGGACGATCTCGGAGGTCTGGCAGGTCCACGGCGAGCCGGCGTGGCGCGACGCGGAGGGGCGCGTCATCGCCGAACTGCTCAAGGCCGATGATCAGGTCATCGCGGCCGGGGGCGGGGCGCCGCTCGTGCCGGCCGTGCAGGAGGCGATTGACGCGGCTCGCGCGGCGGGTCGGCTGAAGGTCATCTACCTCGCTTGCGACGCGGTCGAGCTGCGACGCCGGCTCACCGCCCAAGCGGGAGATAGGCCGTCACTCACGGGCCGGCCGCCGTCAGAAGAGATCGAGATCGTCTTGGCACAGAGAGACCCGATCTACCGCATGGTCGCCGATGTGGTGCTCGACGTGTCCCGCCTGGGCGAGCGCGACGCTGCCGACTACCTCATTCGAAACCACTTCTGA
- a CDS encoding squalene/phytoene synthase family protein, producing the protein MTRNVAAPVDHRHSAILHRACRRSAPDIWLAVRFLPRDPRDQLLAAAAVLRLLSDVVAGREVERDPAAEDNGPKPPAALGCGCGSGSLAQRTAVAHNIVSFLFEEAEAASIGRPELEAFVAVRQARQLPRAAFDAFVDGCSAGVEVRRVATRRTRENLVGAVAGPLAEIMASIVLPNPVAGELCSMAAGATGAIMQARELLTLRRSLIAEDRCLVSLETLSRFSLRDSDLVRWIGGAETEPDSELDRRCTLLLAQLRRECLADLVHAAGLLELLPGGAGRAVAAVVGVWGAALCGEPLGRHEPPLALPDRLRAYRFRAWRHAIARRIDPRLAASAQASADPLAVELPMNQSDPVPHR; encoded by the coding sequence ATGACGCGTAACGTCGCCGCGCCCGTGGACCACCGCCACTCGGCGATCCTGCATCGCGCCTGTCGGCGCAGCGCGCCCGACATCTGGCTTGCCGTGCGATTCCTCCCTCGTGACCCGCGCGACCAGCTGCTCGCCGCAGCCGCCGTACTGCGACTGCTGTCGGACGTGGTGGCCGGCCGCGAGGTGGAGCGCGATCCGGCCGCTGAAGACAACGGACCCAAGCCGCCGGCCGCCCTGGGGTGCGGGTGCGGCTCGGGGTCGCTGGCGCAGCGCACGGCCGTGGCCCACAATATCGTCTCGTTCCTTTTCGAAGAGGCTGAGGCCGCGTCGATCGGCCGGCCCGAACTCGAGGCTTTTGTCGCGGTGCGGCAGGCCCGCCAGCTGCCGCGCGCTGCCTTTGATGCGTTCGTTGACGGGTGCAGCGCTGGCGTCGAGGTGCGGCGTGTCGCCACGCGCCGCACCCGCGAAAACCTGGTCGGCGCCGTCGCCGGGCCGCTGGCGGAGATCATGGCAAGCATCGTGCTCCCCAATCCAGTCGCTGGTGAGCTTTGCTCGATGGCCGCAGGCGCCACGGGAGCGATCATGCAGGCCCGGGAATTGCTTACGCTCCGCCGCTCACTGATTGCGGAGGATCGCTGCCTGGTTTCGCTGGAGACATTGTCGCGCTTTTCGCTGCGCGATTCGGACCTGGTCCGGTGGATTGGCGGCGCGGAGACCGAGCCCGATTCAGAACTTGACCGCCGCTGCACACTGCTGCTGGCGCAGCTTCGCCGCGAGTGCCTGGCCGATTTGGTTCACGCCGCAGGGCTTCTGGAGCTCCTGCCGGGCGGGGCCGGGCGTGCCGTCGCGGCGGTCGTCGGGGTATGGGGCGCGGCGCTGTGCGGTGAACCACTGGGGAGGCACGAGCCGCCGCTGGCCCTGCCGGACCGCCTGCGGGCGTATCGCTTCCGCGCGTGGCGCCACGCCATTGCCCGGCGGATCGACCCGAGGCTGGCGGCGTCTGCGCAGGCTTCGGCCGATCCTCTCGCGGTGGAGTTGCCGATGAATCAATCCGATCCCGTGCCGCACCGCTGA
- a CDS encoding trypsin-like peptidase domain-containing protein, giving the protein MNEVDRIGTGRGFAAVLCATMTLALAGPTAAQIEHPAVARAMEISDAFKAVAEEASPSVARITGYTRGGAKVTGSGFLIDKQGHLLTNNHVVEASLTLLAEFSDGRIKPATLVGADPLTDLAVVKIESDGVAALPFASTNQLEVGEWVVAVGFPLGLDQTVTVGVISATNRRLNIVGSSIGRRGYEDFIQTDAAINRGNSGGPLLNLRGEVVGVNAAIVTQTGGSDGLGFAIPTSLASYIARELIDKGRVVRAWLGVNLQDLTPALSVSYGLPRDQVGVLLTEVDPRFPAGSAGLLAEDVLSSIDDRPVLNVEDLRSQVAMMEPGKRIVVEVYRNARRRTFEVTLAEMEETDAEVHREIIDPNQGGRLGVSLLDVTESALRNLGEQTGVEVSQLVPGRPAQLSGIAAGDLIVAVNGQPLQAARVGYNGRSWAKWLFEFIESSKPGTIIRFAVRKAVVSGSGRLAGYDSARAYVAIELQ; this is encoded by the coding sequence ATGAACGAAGTTGACAGGATTGGAACAGGGCGCGGCTTCGCGGCAGTGCTCTGCGCAACGATGACACTGGCGCTTGCCGGGCCCACGGCGGCCCAGATTGAGCACCCGGCCGTGGCCCGGGCCATGGAGATCAGCGACGCCTTCAAAGCCGTCGCCGAAGAGGCCAGCCCCAGCGTGGCGCGCATCACCGGCTACACGCGCGGCGGCGCCAAGGTCACCGGATCGGGCTTCCTCATCGACAAGCAGGGCCACCTGCTCACCAACAACCACGTCGTCGAAGCCTCGCTCACCTTGCTCGCCGAATTCAGCGACGGCCGCATCAAACCGGCCACGCTCGTGGGCGCTGATCCGTTGACCGATCTGGCCGTGGTGAAGATCGAGAGCGATGGCGTCGCCGCGCTCCCGTTCGCGAGTACGAACCAGCTCGAAGTCGGCGAGTGGGTCGTCGCCGTCGGCTTCCCGCTGGGCCTCGATCAGACGGTGACGGTGGGCGTGATCAGCGCGACCAACCGCCGGCTCAATATCGTCGGCAGTTCCATCGGGCGACGCGGGTACGAAGATTTCATCCAGACCGACGCCGCCATCAACCGCGGCAACTCAGGCGGGCCTCTGCTCAACCTGCGCGGCGAAGTCGTCGGCGTGAACGCGGCGATTGTCACGCAGACCGGCGGCTCCGATGGACTCGGCTTTGCCATCCCCACCTCGCTGGCCAGTTACATCGCGCGCGAGTTGATCGATAAGGGGCGCGTCGTGCGCGCTTGGCTTGGTGTCAATCTTCAGGATCTCACTCCGGCGCTGTCCGTCAGCTACGGCCTGCCGCGCGATCAGGTCGGCGTGCTGCTCACGGAAGTTGACCCGAGGTTTCCCGCCGGGAGCGCCGGCTTGCTGGCGGAGGACGTTCTGTCCTCGATCGACGATCGGCCCGTGCTCAACGTCGAAGATCTGCGCAGCCAGGTCGCGATGATGGAGCCGGGCAAGCGGATCGTTGTCGAGGTCTATCGAAATGCGCGGCGGCGCACCTTCGAAGTGACGCTGGCCGAGATGGAGGAGACCGACGCGGAGGTGCATCGCGAGATCATCGATCCGAATCAGGGCGGGCGACTCGGCGTGAGCCTGCTCGACGTGACCGAATCCGCGCTGCGCAATCTCGGCGAGCAGACCGGTGTCGAAGTGTCGCAACTCGTGCCCGGCCGGCCCGCGCAACTGAGCGGAATCGCGGCGGGCGATCTCATCGTCGCCGTCAACGGCCAGCCGCTCCAGGCGGCGCGTGTCGGCTACAACGGCCGAAGTTGGGCCAAATGGCTCTTCGAGTTCATCGAATCCTCCAAGCCCGGTACGATCATCCGCTTCGCCGTGCGCAAGGCGGTCGTGAGCGGGTCTGGACGGCTGGCGGGATATGACTCGGCGCGAGCCTACGTGGCGATAGAACTTCAGTAA